The window AACGACGTGAAGAGGGTTGAATGTCGTCCAATGTGATTTTTTCTAACATTTTTTTACGTGAAGTTGCTTGTTTAGATTTAGAGGCATTTGCACTAAAACGAGCGATAAAGTCTTGTAATTCTTTAATTTGTTCTTCTTTTTTAGAGTTTGAGTCAGAAGCTAAACGGCTTGCTAGTTGACTAGATTCTAACCAGAAGTCATAGTTCCCAACGTAAAGTTTGATTTTACCAAAGTCAACATCAGCCATATGCGTACACACTTTGTTTAGGAAGTGACGGTCATGGGAAACGACGATAACAGTGTTAGGGAAATTGATTAAGAATTCTTCTAACCATTCGATTGATTGTTTGTCTAAACCATTGGTAGGCTCATCTAGTAGTAAGACATCAGGTTTGCCAAATAGTGCTTGAGCAAGTAATACTTTAACCTTTTGTCCACCAGTTAATTCGCTCATTGTTTTTTGTTGTAAGCTTTCGTCGATTCCTAAGCCTTGTAATAAAACAGCAGCTTCAGGTTCAGCTTCCCAACCATCTAATTCAGCGAATTCACCTTCAAGTTCAGCGGCACGAATACCATCTTCATCGGTAAATTCTTCCTTCATATAAATAGCGTCTTTTTCTTTCATGATATCGTAAAGACGTTTATGTCCCATGATAACTGTTTCAAGAACACCATATTGTTCATAGTCATAGTGATTTTGTTTTAGGAAAGTTAAGCGTTCGCCAGATGACATCGATACATCACCAGTAGTTGGTTGAATATCGCCAGATAAAATTTTAAGGAATGTTGATTTACCAGCACCATTTGCGCCGATAAGTCCATAACAGTTGCCGGGGATGAATTTGATATTTACATCTTCAAATAAATTTCTATCTGAAAATAAAAGACTGACATTATTAACTGTAATCATTTTTGTTTTCTACCTCTATTCTATAGTATATCTAAACTATTCTAACACATTATACGGTTAAATGCGATGGTATGAGAGGATTTCTGAAAAATTGTTCATAAATGAATGTGGAATTTAATGGAATAAGAATCAAAAAAAACTAGTACAAGGACTAGTTTGTCTCTGGATTAGCTCAAAAAAACTTAATTAAAATTGGGCTAATTATACTTTTCTCCTGACTTAGTGGGTGAATATTTTGATTCATGGGCAAGGTTCTTATCAAGGACTTTTTTGAACGAACTAAAATAAGAGTAGTCCAGTAATCAGACCTTGTTCTGATTTATTGGACTACTCTTATTTTGTGTTATTTTAAAAGTTCATCAAATAATAAATGGATAAATAAGTCGGCTATTGTATTTTAACGAATCAATTCTGTAAATAAATATAAAAGAGCTTTATCCTTCATCAAAAGATGCAGTTGATTTCTATAATAAAGAGTCCGATCGTAAACCCGCCATTTGATGAAAGGTGAAGTAACGCTTAAAATAAGTTCTTCATTTAAAGTAACCAGTAATTCCCCTTTATTCTCATGAACATATAGGGTATTTAAGTTATGTGGCGGTTGTTGATTTAGCGAGGAAAGCGCCGCCTTGACTGTAATTGACTTAGAGCGATATTGCTTTTCTTTTTCTAATTTTCGTTTCAGTGGTTCAAATGAAAAAAGTTCGCCTTCATCAATCAATGGCTTTGTCATAGCTAATGGTAAGGGCAATTCTTCGATAGAGTGTTGCTCTTGATTCAATAGTTCGCTCGCTGTCACACTACGATCTAAAAGGATTTTCTGCTGATGTAAATGAAAATAAAAAACAAAATCTTCACGATGTGGATGAAATCCAAACTGAATTAGATCCTGCTGACTCCATTCCGAACGACTAGAAAATTGATCGGTTAATTGATAAATATTTTCGGCGATTCTGGGTGCGGAATGTTGCGTAAAGCGTTTAGAAACTAGATACTCATAAAGTCCAGCCGCGCCACAAGCTAACGCAAAGCGACCATTCTTAGAAATGGCTATATTTAAAACAGGAACATCCCATAACTTAATAATTGGATCGTCTAAATGTTGTTGCGACAGAACATAAAATCCAGTAGAATCAGAAAAATAAAGTTGATGATTAAACAAAGCTGTTGCCAAAGGAGGTTCATTGAAAGGCAGAGTACGTTCGAGATAAGGTTCTAAATCTGCT is drawn from Carnobacterium gallinarum DSM 4847 and contains these coding sequences:
- a CDS encoding ABC-F family ATP-binding cassette domain-containing protein → MITVNNVSLLFSDRNLFEDVNIKFIPGNCYGLIGANGAGKSTFLKILSGDIQPTTGDVSMSSGERLTFLKQNHYDYEQYGVLETVIMGHKRLYDIMKEKDAIYMKEEFTDEDGIRAAELEGEFAELDGWEAEPEAAVLLQGLGIDESLQQKTMSELTGGQKVKVLLAQALFGKPDVLLLDEPTNGLDKQSIEWLEEFLINFPNTVIVVSHDRHFLNKVCTHMADVDFGKIKLYVGNYDFWLESSQLASRLASDSNSKKEEQIKELQDFIARFSANASKSKQATSRKKMLEKITLDDIQPSSRRYPFVGFTPDREIGNDLIRVENVSKTIDGVKILDNITFSLNRENKTAFISQNDIAITTLFKILMGEMEPDSGSVKWGVTTSQSYLPKDNTAEFAKGDLTVVDWLRQFASKEESDNTFLRSFLGRMLFSGEDVMKKVSVLSGGEKVRCMLSKMMLSKSNVLVLDDPTNHLDLESITALNDGMIAFKGALLFGSHDHQFIQTIANRIIELSPNGVVDRSDTTYDDFLEDKNVQEQVAKLYA